In Tripterygium wilfordii isolate XIE 37 chromosome 23, ASM1340144v1, whole genome shotgun sequence, one genomic interval encodes:
- the LOC119992688 gene encoding probable disease resistance protein At4g27220 codes for MNALKNPNVNMIGVWGMGGVGKTTLVKKAAEQAYVDKNFDVVVLSEVSSNQDRRKVQGEIAEALGFKFEAETISVRSIQLRERLDLGELGISFGNNQKGCKILMTSRDENVLTEIGTNCLKILVDTLDDVEAQKLFEKMAADVVKVPNLLPIAIEIAKRCVGLPILVVTVTRALRNRNDSHTWKEALRQLERFENAEFDERVYSSLELSYNYLRSDVMKQLFLLCGLLVNTDYAIEDLVKYCMTLDSFEDIDRLEDRRNRLHKLVIDLKSACLLLDGEKYGYIKMHDVVRKFAVSFASQNHNMFLGEYDGELEEWPKKNTVAKFSSICFPHNYIHRLLEGWECEELKLFILHSKNRDLEIPSSFFQGLRRIVVLDIENIIIPYLPSSLYYLKNLCTLSLEECELEDIGIIGNLVGLEVLRIVNTKISRLSEEIRQLTCLKLFSVSGCYNLEVIPPNVISSWTRLEELSMEESFVNWEAEGVNHQNACLAELKTLSKLVSLDIHIPNSDIMPNDLFSDKLERFKILIGDGWDWQWSSEYETSQRLKLKTLHKHSFEA; via the exons ATGAATGCCTTAAAGAATCCTAATGTCAACATGATTGGCGTTTGGGGTATGGGTGGTGTGGGCAAAACTACTCTTGTGAAGAAAGCTGCTGAACAAGCCTATGTAGACAAGAATTTTGATGTGGTGGTTTTATCGGAGGTATCTTCAAATCAAGACAGGAGAAAGGTTCAAGGAGAAATTGCAGAGGCCTTAGGCTTCAAATTCGAGGCGGAGACAATTTCAGTGAGATCCATCCAGTTACGTGAAC GTCTTGATCTGGGAGAATTAGGAATATCTTTTGGGAATAACCAGAAAGGATGCAAAATATTGATGACATCTAGAGATGAGAATGTATTAACCGAGATTGGTACTAATTGTTTGAAAATCTTGGTTGATACATTAGATGATGTGGAGGCTCAGAAATTATTTGAGAAAATGGCAGCGGATGTCGTTAAAGTTCCCAATTTGCTTCCTATCGCCATTGAAATAGCTAAAAGATGTGTAGGTTTGCCAATTTTGGTTGTCACAGTTACAAGGGCTCTAAGAAATAGAAATGATTCACATACTTGGAAAGAAGCCTTACGACAATTAGAAAGGTTTGAAAATGCTGAATTTGATGAACGAGTGTATTCATCTCTAGAGTTGAGTTACAATTACTTGAGAAGTGATGTGATGAAACAGTTGTTCTTGCTTTGTGGTCTACTAGTAAATACTGATTATGCCATTGAGGATTTGGTGAAATATTGCATGACACTTGATTCTTTTGAAGATATTGATCGGTTGGAAGATAGGAGAAACAGGTTGCATAAATTGGTTATAGACCTCAAATCTGCATGTTTGTTATTAGATGGTGAAAAATATGGTTACATCAAAATGCATGATGTGGTTCGCAAGTTTGCTGTGTCATTTGCAAGCCAAAATCATAATATGTTCCTTGGAGAATATGATGGTGAATTGGAAGAATGGCCCAAAAAGAATACGGTTGCAAAGTTTTCTTCCATATGTTTTCCTCACAATTATATTCACAGACTACTAGAAGGGTGGGAATGTGAAGAGCTGAAGTTATTTATTCTGCATTCCAAAAATCGTGACTTGGAGATTCCTAGTTCATTTTTCCAAGGGTTGAGAAGAATTGTGGTCTTAGATATTGAGAATATCATAATTCCATATTTACCTTCATCCCTCTATTATCTGAAAAACCTTTGCACTCTCTCTCTTGAGGAGTGTGAGTTGGAAGATATAGGCATAATAGGAAATCTAGTGGGACTAGAAGTTCTTCGCATTGTGAATACAAAGATCTCCCGTTTGTCCGAGGAAATAAGACAACTGACTTGTCTGAAGTTGTTCAGTGTCAGCGGGTGTTATAATCTTGAAGTGATTCCACCAAATGTCATTTCATCGTGGACTCGATTAGAAGAATTGTCTATGGAAGAAAGCTTTGTAAATTGGGAGGCTGAAGGAGTTAATCATCAAAATGCTTGCCTTGCTGAGTTGAAAACATTGTCTAAGCTAGTCAGCTTGGATATTCACATTCCAAATTCCGATATTATGCCAAATGACTTGTTCTCAGACAAGTTAGAaagatttaaaatattaataggAGATGGTTGGGACTGGCAATGGTCTAGCGAGTATGAAACCTCACAGAGGTTGAAACTCAAAACTCTCCACAAGCATTCATTTGAAGCCTGA